In one window of Arachis ipaensis cultivar K30076 chromosome B06, Araip1.1, whole genome shotgun sequence DNA:
- the LOC107604729 gene encoding uncharacterized protein LOC107604729 — protein sequence MRGPTERSPTTATNTNTRRSVYINTAALAGPSLDPTAGFHQIRPPFHATLPHFLQKPQALPFLLCFLLILTWISFTIHHSSSSSSARLQRFPSPLTESTREADRMANLVRFSSSVPSPVAKDTRGWLLDPISLARASGILGGALTCASVHIGEIRPGRLRGNHRHHDCNETFVLWGALTKFRLENSEVTDTGYAEVIIGADDIVVAASPSNTAHALVNIDPVRSTFFIGCQDNTINYNASSTDFNVWKDL from the exons ATGAGAGGGCCAACTGAGAGGAGCCCCACCACtgccaccaacaccaacaccagaAGGTCAGTCTACATCAACACCGCCGCCCTTGCAGGTCCATCCCTGGACCCCACTGCTGGGTTCCACCAGATCCGTCCCCCTTTCCACGCCACACTCCCTCACTTCCTTCAGAAGCCGCAAGCTCTTCCCTTCCTCCTCTGCTTCCTCCTCATCCTCACATGGATCTCCTTCACCATCCAccattcctcttcttcctcctccgcCCGCCTCCAACGCTTTCCGTCGCCGCTAACGGAATCAACCCGCGAAGCCGATAGAATGGCCAACCTTGTTAGGTTCAGCTCCTCCGTCCCCTCCCCCGTCGCTAAGGACACCCGCGGTTGGCTCCTCGACCCTATCTCGCTAGCTCGAGCTTCTGGCATTTTAG GTGGAGCTCTCACTTGTGCTTCGGTTCATATAGGAGAGATTCGGCCTGGCAGGTTGAGAGGGAATCATAGGCATCATGATTGCAACGAGACATTTGTCCTTTGGGGTGCCCTAACCAAATTTAGG TTGGAGAATAGTGAGGTAACTGATACTGGTTACGCCGAAGTGATCATTGGTGCAGATGATATTGTTGTTGCTGCCAGCCCCAGTAATACGGCACATGCTTTGGTGAACATAGATCCGGTTCGGAGTACATTCTTTATAGGATGCCAGGACAACACTATAAACTATAATGCTTCAAGTACCGACTTCAATGTTTGGAAAGATCTTTAA